A single Phormidium ambiguum IAM M-71 DNA region contains:
- a CDS encoding RsmB/NOP family class I SAM-dependent RNA methyltransferase, which yields MEKTSNLLIKLSRRLFTESCLQEKFVTALTQPQPFQPCVLWCREKPNELPFLVASPTDWQPYFIDRLALDSKPGQHSLHNSGYYYCLDFSSVFAAAILLAISSPVKVVFDMCAAPGGKGIFAWRVFQPELLIANEVIGKRLGMLISNLKRCQIQPSVVVNRDSSILAEMFAQTSDLVIVDAPCTGQSLLAKGEKAVGCFHPTNINQCANRQKRIIANSAKIVAPQGYLAYMTCTYSPEENEEVCQWLLKKFPHFQAVEIEHLRDYRSHLTTLPCYRIWPQDGLGAGAFAALFKNTEQSEANQLDLDALESSSIVRF from the coding sequence ATGGAAAAAACTTCTAATTTATTAATTAAACTTAGCCGCCGTTTATTTACAGAGTCCTGTTTGCAGGAAAAATTTGTTACGGCATTAACCCAACCTCAACCTTTTCAGCCTTGCGTACTTTGGTGTCGAGAAAAACCAAACGAACTACCTTTTTTAGTCGCATCGCCAACTGATTGGCAACCTTATTTTATAGATAGATTAGCTTTAGATAGCAAACCAGGTCAACATTCTTTGCATAATTCTGGTTATTATTACTGTTTAGATTTTTCTTCGGTATTTGCTGCTGCTATTTTGTTAGCAATTTCTTCTCCTGTGAAAGTAGTTTTTGATATGTGCGCTGCACCGGGAGGAAAAGGAATTTTTGCTTGGCGAGTTTTCCAACCTGAGTTATTAATTGCTAATGAGGTAATTGGGAAACGGTTGGGAATGTTAATTTCTAATTTAAAAAGATGTCAAATTCAGCCATCCGTTGTGGTGAATCGAGATTCTAGTATTTTGGCAGAAATGTTTGCTCAAACTAGTGATTTGGTGATTGTGGATGCTCCTTGTACGGGACAATCTTTGTTAGCTAAAGGGGAAAAAGCAGTGGGGTGTTTTCATCCAACTAATATTAATCAATGTGCGAATAGACAAAAGAGGATTATTGCTAATTCGGCAAAAATAGTAGCGCCGCAAGGGTATTTAGCTTATATGACTTGTACTTATTCGCCGGAAGAAAATGAGGAAGTTTGCCAATGGTTGCTGAAAAAGTTTCCCCATTTTCAAGCTGTGGAAATTGAGCATTTGCGGGATTATCGATCGCATTTAACAACCCTTCCCTGTTACCGGATTTGGCCGCAAGATGGATTAGGTGCGGGTGCATTTGCGGCATTGTTCAAAAATACAGAACAAAGTGAAGCCAATCAACTTGATTTAGATGCTTTGGAAAGTTCAAGTATTGTGCGTTTCTAA
- a CDS encoding chromate transporter: protein METENSVAYADLNPLQKRQRLFELAAVFLRLGTIAFGGPAAHIAMMDDEVVKRRQWMSRETLLDLLGVTNLIPGPNSTELAIHIGYERGGWKGLFVAGTCFILPAMLIVWILAAIYDRYQTVPQVEWLLYGIKPVIIAIVLQAVWQLGKKAAKDVPTIIAGIVAIAAYFAGLNEILLLVIVGIAVMLVKNWQRRGNFLGALILPLSGTFAQVGTVAATTDSVTWVNVFLFFLKIGSVLYGSGYVLLAFLQRDLVENNNWLTSQQLLDAIAIGQFTPGPVFTTATFIGYLLAGNAGAIAGTIGIFLPAFVFVWLVNPWVPKIRSSPWTSGFLDGVNVASLGLMAGVTWTLGRAALIDWLTVIVAIASAIAVFRFKVNSAWLVLAGAIVGFLFQFFKV from the coding sequence GTGGAAACGGAAAATTCGGTTGCTTATGCTGACCTCAATCCCTTACAAAAAAGACAGCGCCTTTTTGAATTAGCTGCTGTTTTTCTCCGACTAGGGACGATCGCCTTTGGCGGACCCGCCGCACACATCGCCATGATGGATGATGAAGTCGTGAAACGCCGTCAATGGATGAGTCGAGAAACATTATTAGATTTGTTGGGTGTCACCAATTTGATTCCTGGGCCTAACTCAACGGAACTGGCGATTCACATTGGCTACGAACGAGGAGGTTGGAAAGGTTTGTTCGTTGCAGGTACCTGCTTTATTTTGCCTGCAATGTTGATTGTTTGGATACTGGCTGCGATTTACGATCGTTATCAAACCGTGCCTCAAGTTGAGTGGCTGTTGTACGGTATTAAGCCTGTAATCATTGCCATTGTGTTGCAAGCAGTTTGGCAGTTGGGGAAAAAGGCTGCCAAAGATGTGCCGACTATAATTGCTGGAATTGTAGCGATCGCAGCTTATTTTGCTGGATTAAATGAAATTCTACTGCTGGTAATAGTAGGAATTGCCGTGATGCTAGTGAAGAATTGGCAACGACGGGGAAACTTTTTAGGAGCATTAATACTGCCATTATCAGGGACTTTCGCACAGGTTGGTACTGTAGCCGCAACAACTGATTCTGTAACCTGGGTAAATGTGTTTTTGTTCTTTCTGAAAATTGGTAGTGTTCTTTACGGCAGTGGCTATGTATTGTTGGCATTTCTGCAACGGGATTTGGTGGAAAACAATAATTGGCTGACATCTCAGCAACTTTTAGATGCGATTGCGATCGGTCAGTTTACACCGGGGCCTGTATTTACCACCGCAACCTTTATTGGCTATTTGTTGGCGGGTAATGCGGGGGCGATCGCAGGGACTATTGGTATCTTTCTCCCGGCATTTGTGTTTGTCTGGCTGGTCAATCCTTGGGTTCCCAAAATCCGCTCATCGCCTTGGACAAGTGGGTTTTTAGATGGAGTCAATGTGGCATCTTTAGGACTGATGGCAGGTGTCACTTGGACTTTAGGACGGGCGGCTTTGATTGATTGGTTGACGGTTATAGTGGCAATTGCTAGTGCGATCGCAGTATTTCGCTTCAAAGTCAATTCTGCCTGGTTAGTTCTGGCTGGTGCAATTGTTGGCTTTCTGTTTCAGTTCTTCAAAGTTTAG
- a CDS encoding ATP-binding cassette domain-containing protein: MTRLTESLGESQSPIATSSGILETYALTRRFGKAIAVNDLNLTVQAGEVFGLLGPNGAGKSTAIKMLTTLLPPSAGGATIAGLDITRQAAKVRRAIGYVPQSLSADGSLTGYENLLIFAKLYDIPRKKRETLIQELLNFMGLQDAAHRLVQQYSGGMIRKLEIAQAILHQPLILFLDEPTVGLDPLARNNVWELVERLRSNFGTTVFLTTHFMEEADILCDRIAIMHQGEIIVTGTPAELKASLNKEKATLDDVFIHYTGDLLASGANYRETSRIRRTAKRLG, encoded by the coding sequence GTGACCAGACTTACTGAAAGCTTAGGAGAATCGCAATCTCCGATCGCTACCTCCTCTGGGATCTTAGAAACATACGCCTTAACGCGGCGCTTTGGGAAAGCGATCGCAGTGAATGACTTAAACTTGACTGTGCAAGCAGGGGAAGTATTTGGTTTACTAGGGCCGAATGGGGCGGGTAAAAGTACAGCGATTAAAATGCTGACTACCTTATTGCCTCCTAGTGCTGGAGGTGCAACTATTGCGGGGTTGGACATCACTCGCCAAGCGGCTAAAGTGAGAAGGGCGATCGGATATGTTCCCCAATCACTTTCTGCTGATGGCAGTTTAACAGGCTACGAAAATCTGCTGATTTTTGCCAAGTTATACGATATTCCCCGGAAAAAACGCGAAACTTTAATTCAAGAATTGCTAAATTTTATGGGTTTGCAAGATGCTGCTCATAGATTAGTTCAACAATATTCTGGGGGAATGATTCGCAAGTTAGAAATTGCCCAAGCGATTCTACATCAACCATTAATATTATTTTTAGATGAACCGACTGTTGGACTTGACCCTTTAGCCCGGAATAATGTTTGGGAATTAGTGGAAAGATTGCGATCGAACTTTGGCACAACTGTCTTTCTCACAACTCATTTTATGGAGGAAGCGGATATTTTGTGCGATCGAATTGCGATTATGCACCAAGGTGAAATTATTGTCACAGGCACACCCGCAGAATTGAAAGCATCATTAAACAAAGAAAAAGCAACTTTAGATGATGTTTTTATTCACTATACCGGGGATTTATTAGCATCAGGAGCGAATTATCGTGAAACCTCAAGAATCAGGCGTACTGCTAAACGATTGGGTTAA
- a CDS encoding ABC transporter permease, whose translation MKPQESGVLLNDWVKPKHDRTHNLLTATAELIKKTIVLTELEVRKLLHDPSDLFVRAAQPILWLVIFGQVFARLREIPTNGLPYLDFMAAGILAQSVLFVAIFSGGMSIIWERDLGTVHKFLVSPTPRAAMVLGKALSAGVRGFCQVIVIYLLSMIIGVHLNSNPLAFLGVLLVVFLGAACFCTFSLIVGCLVKSRERFTGIGQLLTMPLFFASNAIYPIALMPIWLQTISQLNPLTYMVDALRGTMLEDGRSIYGFGTDCLILLIVVVVLTYICGRLYPRLAT comes from the coding sequence GTGAAACCTCAAGAATCAGGCGTACTGCTAAACGATTGGGTTAAACCAAAACACGATCGTACCCATAATTTGCTGACTGCAACAGCGGAATTAATTAAAAAAACGATCGTCCTCACCGAACTAGAAGTCCGCAAATTACTTCACGATCCTAGTGACTTATTTGTACGTGCTGCTCAACCTATACTTTGGTTAGTGATCTTCGGACAAGTTTTCGCTCGCCTTCGAGAAATTCCTACTAATGGCTTGCCTTATTTGGATTTTATGGCTGCGGGAATTTTGGCACAAAGCGTTTTATTTGTCGCCATTTTTAGTGGAGGAATGTCGATTATTTGGGAACGAGATTTGGGTACAGTACATAAATTTCTTGTCAGTCCAACTCCCCGTGCGGCAATGGTACTTGGTAAAGCTTTATCTGCGGGAGTAAGAGGCTTTTGCCAAGTAATTGTAATTTATTTATTGTCCATGATTATTGGCGTACATCTTAATAGTAATCCCCTAGCTTTTTTGGGTGTTTTACTAGTTGTGTTTTTAGGAGCAGCTTGTTTTTGCACTTTTTCCTTAATTGTTGGCTGTCTGGTAAAATCACGAGAACGCTTTACAGGTATTGGACAATTATTGACCATGCCTTTATTCTTTGCTAGTAATGCGATTTACCCGATTGCTTTAATGCCAATATGGTTGCAAACAATCTCACAACTCAATCCGCTAACTTACATGGTGGATGCTTTGCGAGGAACAATGCTAGAGGATGGTCGCAGCATTTATGGATTTGGTACAGATTGTCTGATTTTGCTAATAGTAGTAGTAGTTTTAACCTATATTTGCGGAAGACTTTACCCAAGATTAGCAACTTAA
- a CDS encoding MarR family winged helix-turn-helix transcriptional regulator: protein MGKKQSSRKITSEKCAARVMETIPLAMRFIRADIRSRNSTTISVPQFRTLAFLDRNPGASVSDLAEHLGVTRATASANTERLVQRDFVHRCDDPKERRRVVLNLTEAGKVHLEECRGQTRERISQLLNSLTEQQIVLIEEGLTLLKEVLEETSLEPLEE, encoded by the coding sequence ATGGGGAAAAAGCAATCTTCTCGCAAAATTACGTCAGAAAAATGTGCTGCCAGAGTTATGGAAACTATTCCCTTAGCGATGCGTTTTATCCGCGCAGATATTCGTTCTCGCAATTCTACAACTATTTCTGTGCCGCAATTTCGGACGCTGGCGTTTTTGGATCGTAATCCAGGCGCATCTGTTTCTGATTTGGCGGAACATTTGGGAGTCACCCGTGCCACTGCTTCAGCAAATACAGAAAGGTTAGTGCAACGCGATTTTGTGCATCGTTGTGATGATCCCAAAGAAAGACGACGAGTAGTTCTGAATCTGACGGAAGCAGGAAAGGTTCATTTAGAGGAATGTCGGGGACAAACTCGTGAGCGGATTTCTCAATTACTTAATAGTTTAACAGAGCAGCAAATTGTTCTGATTGAAGAAGGATTAACCTTACTCAAAGAGGTGTTAGAAGAAACTTCTTTAGAGCCTCTGGAAGAATAA
- a CDS encoding MFS transporter, which produces MWWTTKKQVSENSVITQQHDPFAALRFRNYRLFTIGRLLLYLGYQMQGVAVGWELYDRTGSAMVLGGVGLIQVIPIMALTLIAGDWADRFDRKLTMLFTIWLLSFCSFGLAILSITKGSIFLIYSCLLLIGIARAFSKPASDAFVWQLIPKNTFTNAATWNSSTFQFASVAGPSLGGVIIALKGGATDVYILAGILAFLCLVAVAIIPNQKKTLSKEPLSLKALSAGAKFIWNNQLILAAITLDLFAVLFGGAVFLLPIYAKDILHAGPVELGWLQAAPSIGALIMTVILAYLPPFRQTGKALLLSVVGFGAATIIFGLSRSLWLSLLMLFFTGAFDSISVIIRHTLVQIRTPNDLRGRVSAVNGVFISMSNELGGFESGLVAAFFGPIFSVVSGGIGTVLVVVAVALIWPKMWHLGALHED; this is translated from the coding sequence ATGTGGTGGACAACAAAGAAACAAGTAAGTGAAAATTCAGTAATTACTCAACAGCATGACCCTTTTGCGGCTCTGAGATTTCGTAATTATCGACTATTTACGATCGGTCGATTATTGCTGTATTTGGGTTATCAAATGCAAGGTGTGGCTGTGGGTTGGGAACTTTACGATCGCACTGGTTCAGCGATGGTTTTAGGTGGGGTTGGTTTGATACAAGTTATCCCGATCATGGCTTTAACTTTAATTGCGGGAGATTGGGCCGATCGATTCGATCGCAAACTTACCATGCTGTTCACAATATGGCTGCTCTCCTTTTGTTCCTTTGGTTTAGCCATTCTTTCCATCACCAAAGGTTCAATTTTTCTCATCTACAGCTGCTTGTTATTAATTGGTATTGCTAGAGCATTTAGTAAACCAGCCAGCGATGCTTTTGTATGGCAATTAATCCCCAAAAATACTTTTACAAATGCCGCTACTTGGAATAGTAGTACTTTTCAATTTGCTTCCGTTGCGGGGCCATCTTTAGGAGGAGTGATAATTGCCCTTAAAGGAGGAGCTACAGATGTATATATACTAGCAGGAATTTTAGCCTTTTTGTGTTTAGTTGCCGTCGCCATAATTCCGAATCAGAAAAAGACTTTATCCAAAGAACCTTTGTCACTGAAAGCTTTATCAGCTGGAGCCAAATTTATTTGGAACAATCAACTAATTCTAGCAGCAATAACTTTAGATTTATTTGCTGTATTGTTTGGTGGCGCAGTCTTTTTGTTGCCAATCTATGCCAAAGATATTTTACACGCGGGGCCAGTAGAATTAGGTTGGTTACAAGCAGCCCCTTCGATCGGGGCTTTAATAATGACAGTAATTTTGGCTTATTTACCACCTTTTCGCCAGACAGGAAAAGCATTACTTTTGTCAGTTGTCGGTTTTGGTGCTGCCACAATTATTTTCGGTCTTTCTCGATCGTTGTGGCTATCATTATTAATGTTATTTTTCACTGGTGCTTTTGATAGCATCAGTGTGATAATTCGGCATACTTTGGTACAGATTCGTACTCCCAATGATTTGCGAGGTAGAGTATCGGCTGTGAATGGTGTTTTTATCAGTATGTCTAATGAATTAGGTGGGTTTGAATCTGGCTTAGTTGCTGCTTTTTTTGGGCCGATTTTTTCGGTAGTTAGTGGTGGTATTGGTACCGTACTTGTCGTTGTGGCAGTAGCTTTAATTTGGCCGAAAATGTGGCATTTGGGAGCGCTTCATGAGGATTAA
- a CDS encoding FMN-binding negative transcriptional regulator produces MYRPTAFREDDVDKLVSFMKANSFATLVSILDGVPCASHIPLVVTEEDGVVKLIGHLAKQNSQWQAFEELESLAIFTGAHAYISPALYEKRESVPTWNYIAVHAYGIPQIITFNSSPELMNKMIDGMVDNYEASYKEHWHSLSTGFREGMMNGIFGFEMIVTRLEGKYKLSQNRSQADRQNVSDALLKSSDPIARAIGIEMKQNFESNK; encoded by the coding sequence ATGTATCGACCAACAGCTTTTCGAGAAGACGATGTAGACAAACTAGTTTCTTTCATGAAGGCTAACAGTTTTGCTACCTTGGTATCAATTTTAGACGGTGTGCCTTGTGCTTCACATATTCCTTTAGTTGTTACAGAGGAAGATGGTGTTGTTAAATTAATTGGTCATCTCGCCAAGCAAAATTCTCAATGGCAAGCTTTTGAGGAACTGGAGTCACTGGCAATCTTTACTGGAGCACACGCTTATATTTCTCCTGCGTTATATGAGAAACGTGAGAGTGTACCAACGTGGAACTATATTGCTGTTCATGCTTATGGTATTCCTCAAATAATTACATTTAATAGCTCACCGGAACTAATGAATAAAATGATAGATGGAATGGTGGATAATTATGAGGCTAGTTATAAAGAACATTGGCACAGTTTATCTACTGGGTTTCGTGAAGGAATGATGAATGGTATTTTTGGATTTGAGATGATCGTTACCCGATTAGAAGGTAAGTACAAGCTCAGTCAAAATCGCAGTCAAGCCGATCGACAAAATGTGTCAGACGCATTGCTAAAAAGTTCAGATCCGATCGCTCGTGCTATTGGGATAGAAATGAAACAAAATTTTGAATCAAATAAGTAA
- a CDS encoding mechanosensitive ion channel family protein yields the protein MKPAHNYPILSLLHQIKTWLILIAAALLLVVVIPVNAQQSTSSGNAIDGFPVMLDGQEIFRVKQGIPGVATAEERAAIVKKRLLNVANDSTILPEAIQSEKRGNELLIKASDKILFTITPEDAIVYNKSREDLAEKAIKILRASIIRYREERKIENLIEGIVLAVISTIALLLFFKVLQKMVSKLLAKIRLARKADALDLRINNIQVLGSNAMSYLLAGFVRLGRLAIILLSLYIYLPFVLSQFPTTQPLGNSILKDIASQIEQLTETFVKYLPNLLTIGIIALVTIYIIEFAKLVILELGRDDAYPWFYSEWIQPTNRLVTFLIVAIALVVAGPFLPGFGSPAFQGVSLFLGAIFTLGSSSAVANAVAGIILIYTRAFKIGDFVAIGDTKGSVIEKSLFVTRIITPKKEVITMPNAKLLSSDVKNFSVVQRELNQHLVLYTTVTLGYDLPWRKVHEVLINAALATKYVLAEPYPFVLQTNLNDHNVSYELNAFTDHPELMPDIYSNLHQNMQDYCNQAGIEILSPIYTAIRDGNYSTIPADYLPDDYTPPTFGIHNQNGN from the coding sequence ATGAAACCTGCTCATAATTATCCTATTCTTTCCCTATTGCATCAGATAAAAACTTGGTTAATTTTAATTGCGGCGGCTCTACTTTTGGTTGTTGTTATACCAGTTAATGCCCAACAATCAACTTCTTCCGGGAATGCAATAGATGGTTTTCCCGTAATGTTAGATGGTCAAGAAATTTTTCGAGTTAAGCAAGGAATTCCCGGAGTTGCTACTGCGGAAGAAAGAGCAGCTATTGTAAAAAAAAGACTACTTAACGTTGCTAATGACTCGACGATTTTACCAGAAGCTATTCAATCCGAAAAACGCGGAAACGAATTACTCATAAAAGCTTCAGACAAAATTTTATTTACGATTACTCCAGAAGATGCAATTGTTTATAATAAAAGTCGTGAAGATTTAGCTGAAAAAGCAATTAAAATTCTTAGAGCTTCTATAATTCGCTACCGGGAAGAGCGTAAGATTGAAAACTTAATTGAAGGTATAGTTCTAGCAGTTATCAGTACGATCGCATTACTGCTTTTTTTCAAAGTTTTGCAAAAAATGGTTAGCAAATTACTAGCTAAAATTAGACTTGCTCGCAAAGCAGATGCACTTGACTTAAGAATTAATAATATTCAAGTCTTGGGCTCAAATGCCATGAGTTACTTGCTAGCAGGATTTGTTCGTTTAGGAAGATTAGCAATCATTTTACTCAGCCTTTATATTTATTTACCTTTTGTTTTAAGCCAATTTCCCACGACCCAACCTTTAGGTAATAGCATTCTCAAAGACATTGCATCTCAAATTGAGCAACTAACAGAAACTTTTGTTAAATACTTACCAAACTTACTAACTATTGGAATTATTGCCCTGGTAACTATTTATATAATTGAATTTGCCAAGTTGGTAATTTTAGAATTAGGTCGAGATGATGCTTATCCTTGGTTTTATTCAGAGTGGATACAGCCTACAAATCGGTTAGTAACATTTTTAATTGTAGCGATCGCACTAGTAGTTGCAGGCCCTTTTTTACCTGGATTTGGTTCTCCCGCATTTCAAGGTGTTTCCCTATTTTTAGGCGCAATATTCACCTTGGGTTCTTCATCGGCTGTCGCAAATGCCGTCGCTGGCATAATTTTAATTTATACTCGTGCTTTTAAAATTGGTGATTTTGTTGCCATTGGAGATACCAAAGGTTCAGTAATTGAAAAATCTCTTTTCGTTACCAGAATTATCACTCCTAAAAAAGAAGTAATCACCATGCCAAATGCTAAACTACTCAGCAGTGATGTCAAAAACTTCAGCGTTGTTCAAAGGGAATTAAATCAGCATTTAGTACTGTATACAACTGTTACTTTAGGATACGATTTACCTTGGCGGAAAGTGCATGAAGTGTTAATTAATGCCGCATTAGCTACTAAGTATGTGCTGGCAGAACCGTACCCATTTGTATTACAAACAAATTTAAACGATCACAATGTTAGTTATGAACTTAATGCGTTTACAGACCACCCAGAATTAATGCCAGACATTTATTCTAATTTGCATCAAAATATGCAAGATTACTGTAATCAAGCAGGAATTGAAATTCTTTCTCCGATTTACACGGCTATTCGTGATGGTAATTATTCTACAATTCCAGCTGATTACTTACCTGATGATTACACTCCACCAACTTTTGGCATTCATAATCAAAACGGTAATTAA
- a CDS encoding dynamin family protein: MTQLLPQCQNLPAQVEQILQLLHQEASLRSQDTTSVQASLRKATSPKFEIVFAGAFSAGKSMLINALLERELLYSAEGHATGTECYIEYAETEDRERVVLTFLSEAEIREQALALAKKLSLAAPQNINQSEVIDLLCQGCEAIVQQEGGESKSERGKQAKALLLLLEGYVANREHIHTLNNATYSMEQFNFSNLKEAASYARRGSNSAVLKRIEYHCYHPLLQDGNVLIDMPGIDAPVKKDAELTYRKIEDPETSAVVCVLKPASAGDMTTEETELLEKMRANIGIRDRVFYIFNRIDETWYNSQLRQRLEELIHEQFRDTPKVYKTSGLLGFYGSQIKGTSGRDRYGLDTVFVESVKGLNGQEETPQFVYAFNNYCGTSRKLPSHFRVSINGYESPNENYVRILSEWGTPLINQLIKDSGIDEFRDAITRYLTLEKRPQLFANLADDLQPLCISLRKHYLSLYRELDSQPREIETMKAQELSRLNHQLQLIGQEFRQHMADEVNQVVTNTCQYFEDDFNKLQSRMIRRLDELLDSFSVRTAYQRATLSHPRNATAPLLAVLVEALYSLSNQLEDILVESSQEVIASFFQRLIERIRKSDYYRSLYRLLGNDGGIEPQLKVLEKQITHALISEAKVECDRYVRESPRFYDEGTFSIYQFRQTLLQTSQGYDCESMVEAEPAIRQLLKLDFEPKVSTTIKRNFRQTINQTINTQLLPMAAQQADEILQQYNQARAYLEQALAQEAEEKIARNNRLLQEVQQKIEEYNQAISGINACLQAMQLYEKVLPEIRESDFLPAVVNEEISETSE; this comes from the coding sequence ATGACTCAATTATTGCCTCAATGTCAAAACCTACCAGCACAAGTTGAACAAATATTACAATTGTTGCATCAGGAAGCATCTTTGCGATCGCAAGATACCACCTCCGTACAAGCTTCTTTGCGAAAAGCAACTTCTCCTAAGTTTGAAATTGTGTTTGCGGGTGCGTTTAGTGCTGGTAAATCCATGCTAATCAACGCTTTGCTGGAAAGGGAGTTATTGTACAGTGCAGAAGGGCACGCTACCGGAACAGAATGTTATATCGAATATGCTGAAACTGAAGATCGAGAACGGGTTGTTTTAACGTTTTTGAGTGAAGCAGAAATTCGGGAACAAGCGTTAGCTTTAGCAAAAAAATTAAGTTTAGCTGCACCACAAAACATCAATCAATCAGAAGTAATTGATTTGCTTTGTCAGGGATGTGAAGCAATCGTTCAGCAGGAGGGTGGAGAGAGTAAATCAGAACGGGGAAAGCAAGCGAAAGCTTTGCTGTTGTTATTAGAAGGATATGTGGCAAATCGGGAACATATTCATACATTGAATAATGCTACATATTCAATGGAACAATTTAATTTTTCTAACTTGAAAGAAGCTGCAAGTTATGCGCGACGTGGAAGTAATAGTGCAGTTTTAAAACGCATTGAATATCACTGTTATCATCCGTTATTACAAGATGGTAATGTATTAATTGATATGCCGGGAATCGATGCACCTGTTAAGAAAGACGCAGAATTAACTTACCGGAAAATTGAAGATCCAGAAACTTCGGCGGTTGTCTGTGTTTTAAAACCTGCATCGGCGGGGGATATGACGACAGAAGAAACAGAATTACTAGAAAAAATGCGGGCAAATATAGGAATACGCGATCGCGTTTTTTACATTTTCAATCGCATCGATGAAACTTGGTACAATAGCCAATTAAGACAACGGTTAGAAGAATTAATTCATGAGCAATTCCGGGATACGCCAAAGGTTTATAAAACTAGCGGGTTACTGGGATTTTATGGTAGTCAAATTAAAGGTACTAGTGGACGCGATCGCTATGGTTTAGATACCGTCTTTGTCGAAAGTGTCAAAGGTTTAAATGGGCAAGAAGAAACTCCACAATTTGTTTATGCTTTCAATAACTATTGTGGTACTTCCCGCAAGTTACCTAGCCATTTTCGAGTTTCTATTAATGGCTATGAGTCACCCAACGAAAACTATGTGCGTATTCTTTCCGAATGGGGAACACCATTAATTAACCAACTCATTAAAGATAGTGGAATCGACGAATTTCGGGACGCTATTACTCGTTACTTGACTTTAGAAAAACGTCCTCAACTCTTTGCCAACTTAGCTGATGACTTGCAACCATTGTGTATTAGTTTGCGGAAACACTATTTATCGTTATACCGAGAATTGGATAGTCAACCTCGTGAAATTGAAACGATGAAAGCGCAAGAGTTAAGTAGATTAAATCATCAATTGCAACTAATTGGACAGGAATTTCGCCAGCACATGGCAGATGAAGTTAACCAAGTTGTAACAAATACTTGCCAATATTTTGAAGATGATTTTAACAAGTTGCAATCGCGCATGATTCGTCGTTTAGATGAGTTGTTGGATAGTTTTTCTGTGAGAACAGCTTATCAACGTGCAACTTTGAGCCATCCCCGCAATGCTACTGCGCCGTTGTTAGCAGTTTTAGTGGAAGCACTTTACTCTTTATCGAATCAATTAGAAGATATCTTAGTTGAGTCTTCCCAAGAAGTAATTGCTAGTTTTTTCCAACGTTTAATTGAGCGAATTCGTAAGTCTGATTATTATCGAAGTTTGTATCGACTTTTAGGGAATGATGGGGGGATTGAGCCACAATTAAAAGTATTGGAAAAACAAATAACTCATGCTTTAATTAGTGAAGCGAAGGTGGAGTGCGATCGCTACGTGCGAGAAAGTCCTCGTTTTTACGATGAAGGAACTTTTTCAATTTATCAATTCCGCCAAACTTTACTCCAAACTTCCCAAGGTTACGATTGCGAAAGTATGGTAGAAGCAGAACCAGCAATTCGTCAACTTTTAAAATTAGACTTTGAACCCAAAGTTTCCACCACAATTAAACGCAATTTCCGCCAAACTATCAACCAAACAATTAACACTCAATTGTTACCAATGGCGGCTCAACAAGCGGATGAAATCCTGCAACAATACAATCAAGCGCGTGCTTATTTAGAGCAAGCTTTAGCCCAAGAAGCTGAAGAAAAAATTGCCCGAAATAATCGGCTTTTGCAAGAAGTTCAGCAAAAAATTGAGGAATATAATCAAGCAATTTCTGGAATTAATGCTTGTTTACAAGCCATGCAATTGTATGAAAAAGTTCTCCCAGAAATCCGCGAATCTGATTTTCTTCCCGCTGTTGTTAACGAAGAAATTAGCGAAACTTCAGAGTAA
- a CDS encoding KGK domain-containing protein — MTEEFEILELNEVVTILEEDDNYLVVLSHNTFRAAEFAARASKPFSEGIIRTKSRYPSDLPDKWFYTGIDCERLKPGTKNWQKGKVRIRVSLEFCPDEPEIEEEFLSNQLEVDPPESPLDDLRRMMNENTK, encoded by the coding sequence ATGACTGAAGAATTTGAAATCCTTGAACTTAACGAAGTTGTGACAATCCTTGAGGAAGATGACAACTATCTGGTTGTATTGTCACATAATACTTTTCGAGCAGCTGAATTTGCCGCAAGAGCAAGCAAGCCTTTTAGCGAAGGTATTATCAGAACTAAATCAAGATACCCTTCGGATCTTCCAGATAAATGGTTCTACACGGGTATTGATTGTGAAAGATTAAAGCCTGGTACTAAAAACTGGCAAAAAGGAAAAGTTAGAATCCGAGTTAGCTTAGAATTTTGTCCTGATGAACCGGAAATAGAAGAAGAATTTCTAAGCAATCAGTTAGAAGTTGATCCACCAGAATCACCGCTTGACGATCTAAGACGGATGATGAATGAGAATACTAAATAA